From Pongo pygmaeus isolate AG05252 chromosome 1, NHGRI_mPonPyg2-v2.0_pri, whole genome shotgun sequence, one genomic window encodes:
- the BCL10 gene encoding B-cell lymphoma/leukemia 10: MEPTAPSLTEEDLTEVKKDALENLRVYLCEKIIAERHFDHLRAKKILSREDTEEISCRTSSRKRAGKLLDYLQENPKGLDTLVESIRREKTQNFLIQKITDEVLKLRNIKLEHLKGLKCSSCEPFPDGATNNLSRSNSDESNFSEKLRASTVMYHPEGESSTTPFFSTNSSLNLPVLEVGRTENTIFSSTTLPRPGDPGAPPLPPDLQLEEEGTCGNSSEMFLPLRSRTVSRQ; this comes from the exons gCCTTAGAAAATTTACGTGTATACCTGTGTGAGAAAATCATAGCTGAGAGACATTTTGATCATCTACGTGCAAAAAAAATACTCAGTAGAGAAGACACTGAAGAAATTTCTTGTCGAACATCAAGTAGAAAAAGGGCTGGAAAATTGTTAGACTACTTACAGGAAAACCCAAAAGGTCTAGACACCCTTGTTGAATCTATTCGGCGAGAAAAAACACAGAACTTCCTGATACAGAAGATTACAGATGAAGTGCTGAAACTTAGAAATATAAAACTAGAACATCTGAAAG GACTAAAATGTAGCAGCTGTGAACCTTTTCCAGATGGAGCCACGAACAACCTCTCCAGATCAAATTCAGATGAGAGTAATTTCTCTGAAAAACTGAGGGCATCCACTGTCATGTACCATCCAGAAGGAGAATCCAGCACAACAccctttttttctactaattcttctctgaatttgcctgttctagaagTAGGCAGAACTGAAAATACCATCTTCTCTTCAACTACACTTCCCAGACCTGGGGACCCAGGGGCTCCTCCTTTGCCACCAGACCTACAGTTAGAAGAAGAAGGAACTTGTGGAAACTCTAGTGAGATGTTTCTTCCCTTAAGATCACGTACTGTTTCACGACAATGA